One window from the genome of Anguilla rostrata isolate EN2019 chromosome 5, ASM1855537v3, whole genome shotgun sequence encodes:
- the LOC135254589 gene encoding rho GTPase-activating protein 7-like isoform X2 — protein sequence MRLEISRQRKRSEDSDEDEPCAISGLWTFQRDSRRWSRLDEPDVFPPPSPAGPLPGDGPLGGLSERPEAGSSSRSGSSPGAGTTRTSSVTSDCSSGASAANEDSLSEGPPEPPELPARFVFQGPPGGAKTSRSKAKSFLKRMESLRLRGAGSKRKRRAGQGAGPRPEISGPILRGDLDADKLRRLNCVDVAALNALNGRSRSVSHPCPARPGGGGSAGSSSAGSSQSEASSGSAVSTPSPVARARARARSQSAQGDRGGAKRGGMYLEGFDPFSLLPLDSALAWGRGDQSTAEEEEEDAPHVREEEEEEDEDYGDDDEEDDGVVFFLIPEGHKLGTFPKALCNSLPRTAAAPRPRRSSASNLRRSSAGSVESRHSFYDNVPARGPEEEEEEEEEEGGEDLEDTLRRVGGWTEGDSDSAVDSASPCPSSPLQGRPGEVEGGRVRDRDSTGNLLSEQEDGHAPHERRDSGVGTSLSQDSRPQKARWSGFQSASRAGRPASSLQIGCQSAAQMNLLQKFSLLTLTALLERYTPTSKHGFSWAVPKFMKRTKARDYRDRIVFGVPLQVNVQRTGQPLPPSIQEAMRYLREQGMDQVGLFRKSGVKSRIQALREMNEAGAEGEVSYEGQSAYDVADMLKQYFRDLPEPLLTSKLCDTFLQIYQYVPKDQRLQAARAAVLLLPDENREALQTLLCFLCDVVANVAENQMTSTNLAVCLAPTLFHLNTLKRDSSSPRVMQRKQSLGKPDQRDLQENLAATQGLAHMIAECKRLFQIPEEMRRCQGSYMDQGLHPPKIEELAQRGAEGPPVSRGHLREELDALLREAKDKFRGYDSCSTPEHAELAYKKVHDGSALRLWKATVEVPAPPEEVLTRVLRERHRWDEDLLEARVVETLGERAEVYQYLRGSMAPHPARDHVVLRTWVTDLPKGACALVSRSVDHSRAKPKGVRANVLTSCYYLEPCGPAKSRLTHLSRVDCRGRFPEWYNKTFGHLCAAQVSRIRDSFAGHVDK from the exons AGCGAGGATTCGGACGAGGACGAGCCGTGCGCCATCAGCGGCCTCTGGACGTTCCAGAGGGACAGCAGGCGCTGGTCGCGGCTGGACGAGCCGGACGTGTtccccccgcccagccccgccggGCCCCTCCCCGGGGACGGCCCGCTGGGGGGCCTGAGCGAGCGTCCGGAGGCGGGCTCCTCGTCCCGCAGCGGCAGCAGCCCGGGGGCGGGGACCACGCGCACCAGCTCCGTCACCAGCGACTGCTCCTCCGGCGCCTCGGCCGCCAACGAGGACTCGCTGTCCGAGGGCCCGCCCGAGCCGCCCGAGCTGCCCGCGCGCTTCGTCTTCCAGGGCCCGCCGGGCGGCGCCAAGACCTCGCGCTCCAAGGCCAAGAGCTTCCTGAAGAGGATGGAGAGCCTGCGCCTGCGCGGCGCGGGCTCCAAGCGCAagcggcgggcggggcagggggcggggccccggcCGGAGATCAGCGGCCCGATCCTGCGCGGCGACCTGGACGCCGACAAGCTGCGGCGGCTCAACTGCGTGGACGTCGCCGCCCTCAACGCCCTGAACGGGCGCAGCCGCAGCGTGtcccacccctgccccgcccggcccggcggcggcggcagcgcgGGCAGCAGCAGCGCGGGCAGCAGCCAATCGGAGGCCAGCAGCGGGAGCGCGGTCAGCACGCCCAGCCCCGTGGCACGGGCGCGGGCGAGGGCGCGAAGCCAGAGCGCGCAGGGCGACCGGGGGGGCGCCAAGCGCGGCGGGATGTACCTGGAGGGCTTCGACCCCTTCAGCCTGCTGCCGCTGGACTCCGCCCTCGCCTGGGGCCGCGGGGACCAGAGcacggcggaggaggaggaggaggacgcgcCGCACGtgcgggaggaagaggaggaggaggacgaggattACGGCGACGACGACGAGGAGGACGACGGGGTGGTTTTCTTCCTCATCCCCGAGGGCCACAAGCTGGGCACCTTCCCCAAGGCGCTGTGCAACAGCCTCCCCCGCACCGCCGccgcccccaggccccgccGGAGCTCCGCCTCCAACCTCCGCCGCAGCTCCGCAGGCTCCGTGGAGAGCCGCCACAGTTTCTACGACAACGTCCCCGCACGGGGcccggaggaagaggaggaggaggaggaggaggaagggggcgaGGACCTGGAGGACACCCTGCGGCGGGTTGGCGGTTGGACGGAGGGCGACTCCGACTCCGCCGTGGACTCCGCCTCCCCCTGCCCGTCCTCCCCACTGCAGGGCCGGCCGGGCGAGGTGGAGGGAGGCAGGGTTCGGGACCGGGACAGCACGGGGAACCTTCTGAGCGAGCAGGAGGACGGACACGCCCCCCATGAGCGCAGAGACTCCGGAGTGGGCACCTCCCTGAGCCAGGATAGCAG GCCCCAGAAGGCTCGGTGGAGCGGCTTCCAGTCGGCGAGCCGGGCGGGACGCCCCGCCTCCTCGCTGCAGATCGGCTGCCAGTCGGCGGCGCAGATGAACCTGCTGCAGAAGTTCTCCCTGCTCACTCTCACCGCCCTGCTGGAGAGATACACGCCCACCAGCAAGCACGGCTTCAGCTG GGCCGTTCCCAAGTTCATGAAGAGGACCAAGGCGCGGGACTACAGGGACCGCATCGTTTTCGGGGTCCCCCTGCAGGTGAACGTGCAGCGCACCGGCCAGCCCCTCCCGCCCAGCATCCAGGAGGCCATGCGCTACCTGCGCGAGCAGGGGATGGACCAG gtggggCTGTTCCGGAAGTCGGGGGTGAAGTCGCGGATCCAGGCGCTGCGGGAGATGAACGAGGCGGGCGCGGAGGGCGAGGTCAGCTACGAGGGCCAGTCGGCCTACGACGTGGCCGACATGCTGAAGCAGTACTTCCGGGACCTGCCGGAGCCGCTGCTCACCAGCAAGCTGTGCGACAccttcctgcagatctaccagT acgtGCCCAAAGACCAGCGGCTCCAGGCGGCCCGGGCGGCCGTCCTGCTCCTGCCGGACGAGAACCGCGAGGCGCTGCAGACGCTGCTGTGCTTCCTGTGCGACGTCGTCGCCAACGTCGCCGAGAACCAGATGACCAGCACCAACCTGGCCGTGTGCCTGGCGCCCACCCTCTTCCACCTCAACACCCTGAAGAGAGACAGCTCCTCCCCCAG GGTGATGCAGAGGAAGCAGAGTCTGGGCAAGCCGGACCAGAGGGACCTGCAGGAGAACCTGGCCGCCACCCAGGGCCTGGCTCACATGATCGCGGAGTGCAAGAGACTCTTCCAG ATTCCTGAGGAAATGAGGAGATGTCAGGGCTCCTATATGGACCAGGGCCTGCATCCGCCAAAAATTGAGGAGCTGGCACAGAGGGGTGCTGAAGGGCCCCCCGTGTCCCGGGGGCACCTCAGGGAGGAGCTGGACGCCCTGCTTAGGGAGGCCAAAGACAAGTTCAGAGGCTACGACAGCTGCTCCACACCAGAGCACGCCGAGCTGGCGTACAAGAAG GTGCACGACGGCTCGGCGCTGCGCCTGTGGAAGGCCACGGTGGAGGTCCCGGCGCCTCCGGAGGAGGTCCTGACCCGCGTCCTGCGGGAGCGGCACCGCTGGGACGAGGACCTGCTGGAGGCGCGGGTGGTGGAGACGCTGGGCGAGCGGGCGGAGGTGTACCAGTACCTGCGCGGCAGCATGGCGCCCCACCCGGCCCGAGACCACGTGGTCCTCCG gacgTGGGTGACAGACCTGCCTAAAGGCGCCTGTGCGCTGGTCAGCCGCTCGGTGGACCACAGCCGGGCCAAGCCCAAGGGTGTCCGGGCCAACGTGCTGACCTCGTGCTACTA